The following is a genomic window from Saprospiraceae bacterium.
GGGACGACCAATACACTTTCACAACTTGGAAGAGTGGATACGTTGGGAGGTGCATTTTCTGTTGCATTATGTTCAGCGCTTATAGTAGCTTTGATGACAAAACTAAAACTTCCTGTTTCTACAGGGCAGGCCATAGTGGGGTCTATCGTAGCGTGGTGTTACTTTACTTCCAATCCTGTTGATTATTCTATTCTATCTGTTTTGATAAGTTCCTGGGTATATGGGCCGGTGTTAGGGGCCATATTTTCTGCTTTATTATACCTGTTGATCAGGAGATTTATCAAAACTACCACCGTACATGTGATAAAAATAGACATGTTGGTCAGGTATGGCCTCATTGCTGCCGGAGCATTTGGAGCATATAGTCTTGGAGCAAATAATATAGCCAACGTGATGGGCGTTTTTGTAAATTCTGCTGACATCACTTTTCAAATCGGTACATTGAATTTTAATTCAGTGCAGGTGCTTTTTTTTCTTGGCGGATTATCCATAGCATTGGGTATCTTGACGTACAGTAAAAAAGTAATGGAAACTGTTGGAGGCGATATTGTGACTTTGACACCTGAAAATGCATTGGTTGTAGTAGTTTCACAATCTTTGGTACTATTCATTTTTTCTTCGACGACCCTGTCCAATGTATTTACTTCAGTTGGCCTTCCGGCAATTCCGCTTGTGCCTGTGTCCAGCACGCAGGTCGTGGTTGGTGCTGTGATCGGTATCGGATTAGTCAAGGGCATACAGGAAGTACGTTTTGGTGTTTTGGGTAACATTGCAATGGGATGGGTTATGACTCCTGTGTTATCCGGTTTATTGACATTTATTAGTTTATTTTTTATTCAAAATGTATTCGACATTGGTATTACAAAGCAGAGACCGATCAATGGTTTTTTCAATGATGGACAAAATGTACCCATTTCATTGATTATTCATCCTGATCAATATAAATATCTATATTACGCCATTATATTTATTGTTTTGGCCTTAGCAGTGAGATTGTATTTTATATTTTTAAAAAGGCGAAAAGAAAACCAATTGCAGCAAGAATTCCTTAGAAAAGAAAATGAATATATACAGTTCCACAAAGAAATAATTGATCTTGAAATCAAAAATGTTTTGGAAGAAAATTATCAGATAGCAGTTCAGGCATCTACCGGTGCTTCCTCTCCCGATTTTTTAGAAGCACACAAGCAGGAATTCAGAGACTATCTCACGTCTATAAGGGATGGATTGGATAATATGTCTTTCGCCGAAAGTCAGGATGACTCAAAAA
Proteins encoded in this region:
- a CDS encoding inorganic phosphate transporter, whose amino-acid sequence is MTILFFLSGGLFLGWSLGANDAANIFGTAVGTRMIKFTKAAIIASIFVMLGAMIQGTGTTNTLSQLGRVDTLGGAFSVALCSALIVALMTKLKLPVSTGQAIVGSIVAWCYFTSNPVDYSILSVLISSWVYGPVLGAIFSALLYLLIRRFIKTTTVHVIKIDMLVRYGLIAAGAFGAYSLGANNIANVMGVFVNSADITFQIGTLNFNSVQVLFFLGGLSIALGILTYSKKVMETVGGDIVTLTPENALVVVVSQSLVLFIFSSTTLSNVFTSVGLPAIPLVPVSSTQVVVGAVIGIGLVKGIQEVRFGVLGNIAMGWVMTPVLSGLLTFISLFFIQNVFDIGITKQRPINGFFNDGQNVPISLIIHPDQYKYLYYAIIFIVLALAVRLYFIFLKRRKENQLQQEFLRKENEYIQFHKEIIDLEIKNVLEENYQIAVQASTGASSPDFLEAHKQEFRDYLTSIRDGLDNMSFAESQDDSKTKLVNIIDKIVHYNIDDDSQTNPGTAENIRSDHYFTRLINMYPNLTQQEIKAALLIVNDFSENEIPAFMNVSKEEFKATRYRLRKKLGLTKDVDLKLFLESIG